One window from the genome of Elaeis guineensis isolate ETL-2024a chromosome 5, EG11, whole genome shotgun sequence encodes:
- the LOC105046303 gene encoding uncharacterized protein isoform X2 — protein MGFDNECIQNIQSLPGEYFCPVCRTLIYPNEALQSQCTHLYCKPCLSYVVATTHACPYDGYLVTEADSKPLIESNKSLADTIGNVAVYCLYHRSGCQWQGILSDSITHCAGCSFGNSPVVCNRCGTQIIHRQVQEHAQICPGLQPQAQQVENAQAQASMVQNQAVTQDTSVASAAPASTTSTSSTASASTAPTTTATTISSTATPTTAAAAAAPASTSAATPAASSQGQTQANATTYPQAVTQAPTPEQWYQQQQLQYQQYYQQYPGYYPYQQQYQQYGQYQPQFYQQYSQPSMPVAPQHATQGQQQPSPYMPPQSHIQHHPQQQAQAQPQPLPQPQSQPQPQPQPQAQLQPQPQPQLPAQPHPQAAQPQLQQQPLPQPPQPHPQLQPHQHAQVPQMQAQQIHVPAQHPHHHPQTTHPQPQPHPQVQPPQQHPGFQQSIPPQQHPQPQMQHPQALTQHQAYPQPQSQAYPHANLQPQFQQQPLQLQPHPQSHPNMQPQTQPVLQPQPQYPSARAVTGHQSYPHPQALQQISPGAPQQRPMHMHPQQPVQMQSQFPSQQPPQMRPPHGHLSMQVQQQSAMPHPQAPHTNLHPPQQQVHQHPGMRPQGPQQGLPPFQAQSHMHPSQPHQQGMPPPQHLMHPQQPVHPQGPPYIQQSFPAQPHLQQNMPQSQGMPTLPGQAVAGRSAMMVSHGMPQQSFQQSTGGPTKIMQPDMSHQSPSQNSMGRSTAHLATSSELQSGPVQPQLPHSGSQGTLVPVSSAMQPGISDKAGLAPELEAGMVLKMAGGTEGNKSDHVQIGASESAELKIPNLKSAINEEEVIGEGKKDIQPDGDHKNIPESAQVHVEGIESHAKDEKAEGPEIKLVKKEETFNLPDVGAESSHVLKDVQGDRVIQSLEGDLKENSAQIEGRDAHLSLNATETIQSRQVPTEAGRRESLGSVSEKTNQNIVSQGHISGDGANVQSLQQVPAPGGLDRSQLQQPSRQNAIPAHERAFLQPGYHDRNPSQYMGQGPGSGVLQGMPPAGPAPSQERLSQHIPYGHPSNMLDAAQRPPAPHSAPHPGPIQERRFQEPPPHPMQVHGQTMIPSQIRPHGSNFPETLPHQGQRSAVPEPFQPPLGQQPYGPYHSEVPSAGPPVPGLPTSARAPTHLGLPQKGFPDQSMTAQGQGQGHLLPPHAGVARPAFPDGRQPEPPFAQSSTMKPNGIPGQRPPIGGMHDSTFAHVLTEDRFRSFTEERFRLLPEDGTRAAQDERFRPFALDHGRGIINRKEFEEDLKQFPRPTHLDGEGALKLDGYVSSSRPLSGSDGGPSALPSRPLLPYQSGGPFPTGSLGLEHHGMDIRERHRPVGFPEDLGRKYDPALARPDLRSSVPEFGRRRMDALPPLRSPGREYSGLPSNRFGLGIEDFDGRDPRGFSERSKALALPSDPTGSTYHDSKIPIPSAPGSGGLPSHLFKGVPDGSGGHRMEQLGAGYLTGTNRSSEAFGARNLPSLLRGGEPLGQGQFRMGEPTGFGGFSVPGRIRAGDPGFSSSYPMHGFPNEAGHLTPGDMDAFDFPRKRMPGSMGWCRICRIDCETVEGLDMHSQTREHQKMAMDMILCIKQEIAKKQRISEANMPLEDSNKSRKASFENHGNRQ, from the exons ATGGGGTTTGATAATGAGTGCATACAGaatattcaatctcttcctgGTGAATATTTCTGTCCTGTGTGCCGGACACTTATCTATCCTAATGAAGCACTACAGTCCCAGTGCACCCATCTATACTGCAAACCTTGCTTATCCTATGTTGTGGCTACTACTCATGCGTGCCCTTATGATGGCTATCTTGTGACCGAAGCAGATTCCAAG CCTCTGATAGAATCCAATAAATCACTTGCCGATACCATTGGCAATGTAGCGGTTTACTGTCTCTACCACAGGAGTGGTTGCCAATGGCAGGGTATTTTGTCTGACTCCATTACACATTGTGCTGGATGTAGTTTTGGAAACTCCCCTGTTGTTTGCAACAGGTGTGGAACACAGATAATACATCGCCAAGTTCAAGAGCATGCACAAATATGCCCT GGCTTGCAACCTCAAGCACAACAAGTAGAGAATGCCCAGGCTCAAGCTTCAATGGTTCAGAATCAAGCTGTTACCCAAGATACATCAGTAGCTTCAGCAGCTCCTGCATCAACAACATCAACTTCTTCAACAGCTTCTGCATCAACTGCTCCAACAACCACTGCCACAACAATTTCATCTACTGCTACTCCAacaactgctgctgctgctgcagccCCTGCTTCCACTTCTGCAGCTACCCCTGCTGCTTCTAGTCAGGGACAAACCCAAGCCAATGCAACAACCTATCCACAAGCTGTGACACAGGCTCCAACCCCTGAACAGTGGTACCAGCAGCAGCAACTGCAATACCAACAATATTACCAGCAGTATCCTGGATACTACCCTTATCAGCAGCAATATCAACAGTATGGTCAATATCAGCCACAATTCTACCAACAATATTCTCAACCCTCGATGCCGGTTGCTCCTCAGCATGCTACTCAAGGACAGCAGCAGCCTTCACCTTATATGCCGCCCCAATCCCATATCCAACATCATCCCCAACAACAGGCCCAGGCCCAGCCCCAGCCCCTACCTCAGCCTCAGTCTCAGCCTCAGCCTCAGCCCCAGCCCCAGGCCCAACTCCAACCCCAGCCTCAACCTCAACTTCCGGCCCAGCCACACCCCCAGGCAGCCCAGCCGCAGCTGCAGCAGCAACCTCTTCCGCAGCCACCACAACCACATCCACAGCTCCAGCCCCATCAACATGCTCAAGTTCCACAAATGCAGGCACAACAGATTCATGTACCTGCTCAGCATCCACATCACCATCCCCAAACAACACACCCACAACCTCAGCCTCATCCCCAAGTGCAACCACCACAGCAGCATCCAGGATTTCAACAGTCTATTCCACCACAGCAACATCCACAACCCCAAATGCAACATCCACAGGCCCTCACTCAACACCAGGCCTATCCACAACCTCAATCCCAGGCTTATCCACATGCCAATTTGCAACCTCAGTTTCAACAACAGCCTCTGCAGCTGCAACCCCATCCCCAGTCTCACCCCAATATGCAGCCACAGACGCAACCAGTTCTGCAGCCACAACCTCAGTATCCATCAGCTCGTGCGGTGACAGGACATCAATCTTATCCGCATCCTCAGGCACTCCAACAAATCTCGCCTGGTGCCCCACAGCAACGCCCTATGCACATGCATCCTCAGCAACCTGTCCAAATGCAGAGTCAGTTTCCATCCCAACAGCCTCCTCAGATGCGTCCACCACATGGTCATTTGTCGATGCAAGTCCAGCAACAGTCAGctatgcctcatcctcaagcccCTCATACAAATCTTCATCCTCCTCAACAACAGGTGCACCAGCATCCTGGCATGCGGCCGCAGGGACCACAGCAGGGTTTGCCTCCATTTCAAGCACAAAGTCATATGCATCCAAGCCAACCACATCAGCAGGGGATGCCCCCACCACAGCATCTAATGCATCCTCAGCAACCTGTGCATCCTCAGGGCCCACCTTACATCCAGCAATCTTTTCCTGCACAGCCCCACTTACAGCAGAATATGCCTCAGTCTCAGGGTATGCCAACTCTTCCAGGTCAGGCTGTAGCTGGTCGGTCGGCTATGATGGTAAGTCATGGCATGCCGCAACAATCATTTCAACAGTCTACAGGTGGTCCCACTAAGATTATGCAGCCTGACATGAGCCACCAATCACCTAGTCAGAATTCTATGGGTCGGTCTACTGCTCATTTGGCAACATCATCTGAATTGCAGTCCGGGCCAGTGCAACCTCAGCTCCCCCACTCTGGGAGCCAGGGTACATTAGTACCTGTATCATCTGCTATGCAGCCAGGGATATCAGATAAAGCTGGTCTTGCACCTGAGCTGGAGGCAGGAATGGTTTTGAAAATGGCTGGAGGGACTGAAGGAAATAAATCAGATCATGTGCAGATTGGAGCGTCTGAATCAGCTGAACTGAAGATTCCTAACTTAAAATCTGCAATCAATGAGGAAGAAGTTATTGGAGAGGGTAAGAAGGATATCCAACCTGATGGAGATCACAAGAATATACCAGAATCAGCACAGGTTCATGTGGAAGGAATTGAGTCACATGCCAAAGATGAAAAAGCAGAAGGGCCAGAGATTAAACTGGTAAAAAAGGAGGAAACTTTCAACTTGCCAGACGTGGGAGCTGAAAGTTCACATGTTCTTAAAGATGTACAGGGAGACAGAGTTATTCAAAGTCTAGAAGGTGATCTCAAGGAAAACTCTGCACAGATTGAGGGGAGAGATGCACATCTTTCACTAAATGCTACTGAAACTATTCAATCTCGTCAAGTTCCTACTGAGGCTGGACGCAGGGAGTCTTTGGGCTCAGTTTCTGAGAAAACTAATCAAAATATTGTCTCCCAAGGCCATATCTCTGGAGATGGTGCTAATGTACAGTCTTTGCAACAGGTGCCAGCACCTGGTGGTCTAGATAGAAGTCAGCTGCAACAGCCGTCACGCCAAAATGCTATTCCAGCTCATGAAAGAGCATTTCTGCAGCCTGGTTATCATGACAGAAATCCATCCCAATACATGGGTCAGGGCCCTGGATCAGGGGTGCTCCAAGGCATGCCTCCAGCAGGTCCAGCACCCAGTCAGGAGAGACTCTCGCAACACATTCCTTATGGACATCCTTCAAATATGCTGGATGCAGCCCAAAGACCTCCTGCACCCCACAGTGCACCACATCCTGGTCCCATACAAGAAAGAAGGTTTCAGGAGCCTCCTCCCCATCCAATGCAGGTGCATGGGCAAACTATGATACCAAGTCAAATTAGACCTCATGGTAGTAATTTCCCAGAAACTTTACCTCATCAGGGGCAACGATCAGCTGTTCCAGAACCTTTCCAGCCACCTCTGGGGCAACAACCTTATGGTCCATATCATTCTGAAGTGCCATCTGCTGGGCCTCCAGTACCAGGCTTGCCTACCTCAGCAAGGGCTCCCACCCATCTTGGGCTCCCACAGAAAGGTTTTCCGGATCAATCTATGACTGCACAAGGGCAAGGCCAAGGTCATTTGCTGCCGCCTCATGCTGGTGTGGCAAGACCTGCTTTTCCTGATGGCAGGCAGCCCGAGCCACCTTTCGCCCAGTCAAGTACAATGAAACCAAATGGAATTCCTGGTCAGAGACCACCTATTGGTGGCATGCATGATTCAACTTTTGCTCATGTTTTGACAGAGGACAGGTTTAGGTCTTTCACAGAAGAAAGGTTCAGACTACTGCCTGAAGATGGAACAAGGGCAGCTCAAGATGAACGATTTAGGCCTTTTGCACTGGACCATGGTAGAGGCATTATAAATCGGAAAGAGTTTGAAGAAGATTTGAAACAATTTCCTAGGCCAACCCATCTAGATGGTGAAGGTGCACTGAAGCTTGATGGTTATGTATCCTCATCAAGGCCTCTGTCTGGGTCCGATGGAGGTCCTAGTGCTCTCCCTTCGAGACCATTGCTTCCTTATCAATCAGGTGGTCCTTTTCCGACTGGTAGTTTGGGTCTAGAGCACCATGGCATGGATATCAGAGAGAGACATAGGCCTGTCGGATTTCCTGAAGATTTGGGAAGAAAGTATGATCCAGCTCTCGCTCGTCCTGATCTCCGCAGTTCTGTTCCTGAATTTGGTCGACGTCGCATGGATGCTCTGCCTCCTCTAAGAAGTCCAGGTAGAGAATACTCTGGCCTTCCATCAAATAGATTTGGATTAGGTATAGAGGACTTTGATGGCAGAGATCCACGTGGATTCAGCGAGCGATCAAAAGCTTTAGCCCTTCCTTCAGATCCAACTGGAAGTACATACCATGATAGTAAGATTCCTATACCTTCTGCCCCAGGCTCTGGTGGATTGCCAAGTCATCTTTTTAAAGGTGTTCCTGATGGTTCTGGAGGTCATCGAATGGAGCAGCTAGGTGCTGGTTATCTGACTG GTACCAATAGGAGCAGTGAAGCATTTGGAGCTCGAAACTTGCCTAGCCTTCTACGGGGAGGGGAACCTCTTGGACAGGGTCAGTTTCGCATGGGTGAGCCAACTGGCTTTGGTGGCTTTAGTGTACCAGGCCGCATTCGTGCTGGTGATCCAGGTTTTAGTAGCAGCTATCCTATGCATGGTTTTCCAAATGAAGCTGGACATCTTACTCCG GGTGACATGGATGCCTTTGATTTTCCAAGAAAGAGAATGCCTGGGAGCATGGGGTGGTGCCGCATATGTCGTATTGATTGTGAAACGGTAGAGGGTTTGGATATGCATTCACAAACAAGGGAGCACCAAAAGATGGCCATGGATATGATTCTGTGTATTAAGCAAGAGATTGCCAAGAAGCAAAG GATCTCTGAAGCCAACATGCCACTCGAAGATTCAAATAAATCAAGGAAGGCAAGCTTTGAGAACCATGGGAATCGACAGTAG
- the LOC105046303 gene encoding uncharacterized protein isoform X1, with the protein MGFDNECIQNIQSLPGEYFCPVCRTLIYPNEALQSQCTHLYCKPCLSYVVATTHACPYDGYLVTEADSKPLIESNKSLADTIGNVAVYCLYHRSGCQWQGILSDSITHCAGCSFGNSPVVCNRCGTQIIHRQVQEHAQICPGLQPQAQQVENAQAQASMVQNQAVTQDTSVASAAPASTTSTSSTASASTAPTTTATTISSTATPTTAAAAAAPASTSAATPAASSQGQTQANATTYPQAVTQAPTPEQWYQQQQLQYQQYYQQYPGYYPYQQQYQQYGQYQPQFYQQYSQPSMPVAPQHATQGQQQPSPYMPPQSHIQHHPQQQAQAQPQPLPQPQSQPQPQPQPQAQLQPQPQPQLPAQPHPQAAQPQLQQQPLPQPPQPHPQLQPHQHAQVPQMQAQQIHVPAQHPHHHPQTTHPQPQPHPQVQPPQQHPGFQQSIPPQQHPQPQMQHPQALTQHQAYPQPQSQAYPHANLQPQFQQQPLQLQPHPQSHPNMQPQTQPVLQPQPQYPSARAVTGHQSYPHPQALQQISPGAPQQRPMHMHPQQPVQMQSQFPSQQPPQMRPPHGHLSMQVQQQSAMPHPQAPHTNLHPPQQQVHQHPGMRPQGPQQGLPPFQAQSHMHPSQPHQQGMPPPQHLMHPQQPVHPQGPPYIQQSFPAQPHLQQNMPQSQGMPTLPGQAVAGRSAMMVSHGMPQQSFQQSTGGPTKIMQPDMSHQSPSQNSMGRSTAHLATSSELQSGPVQPQLPHSGSQGTLVPVSSAMQPGISDKAGLAPELEAGMVLKMAGGTEGNKSDHVQIGASESAELKIPNLKSAINEEEVIGEGKKDIQPDGDHKNIPESAQVHVEGIESHAKDEKAEGPEIKLVKKEETFNLPDVGAESSHVLKDVQGDRVIQSLEGDLKENSAQIEGRDAHLSLNATETIQSRQVPTEAGRRESLGSVSEKTNQNIVSQGHISGDGANVQSLQQVPAPGGLDRSQLQQPSRQNAIPAHERAFLQPGYHDRNPSQYMGQGPGSGVLQGMPPAGPAPSQERLSQHIPYGHPSNMLDAAQRPPAPHSAPHPGPIQERRFQEPPPHPMQVHGQTMIPSQIRPHGSNFPETLPHQGQRSAVPEPFQPPLGQQPYGPYHSEVPSAGPPVPGLPTSARAPTHLGLPQKGFPDQSMTAQGQGQGHLLPPHAGVARPAFPDGRQPEPPFAQSSTMKPNGIPGQRPPIGGMHDSTFAHVLTEDRFRSFTEERFRLLPEDGTRAAQDERFRPFALDHGRGIINRKEFEEDLKQFPRPTHLDGEGALKLDGYVSSSRPLSGSDGGPSALPSRPLLPYQSGGPFPTGSLGLEHHGMDIRERHRPVGFPEDLGRKYDPALARPDLRSSVPEFGRRRMDALPPLRSPGREYSGLPSNRFGLGIEDFDGRDPRGFSERSKALALPSDPTGSTYHDSKIPIPSAPGSGGLPSHLFKGVPDGSGGHRMEQLGAGYLTGNIRKDLDVPDIPPVNLHTGESLGHGLAGTNRSSEAFGARNLPSLLRGGEPLGQGQFRMGEPTGFGGFSVPGRIRAGDPGFSSSYPMHGFPNEAGHLTPGDMDAFDFPRKRMPGSMGWCRICRIDCETVEGLDMHSQTREHQKMAMDMILCIKQEIAKKQRISEANMPLEDSNKSRKASFENHGNRQ; encoded by the exons ATGGGGTTTGATAATGAGTGCATACAGaatattcaatctcttcctgGTGAATATTTCTGTCCTGTGTGCCGGACACTTATCTATCCTAATGAAGCACTACAGTCCCAGTGCACCCATCTATACTGCAAACCTTGCTTATCCTATGTTGTGGCTACTACTCATGCGTGCCCTTATGATGGCTATCTTGTGACCGAAGCAGATTCCAAG CCTCTGATAGAATCCAATAAATCACTTGCCGATACCATTGGCAATGTAGCGGTTTACTGTCTCTACCACAGGAGTGGTTGCCAATGGCAGGGTATTTTGTCTGACTCCATTACACATTGTGCTGGATGTAGTTTTGGAAACTCCCCTGTTGTTTGCAACAGGTGTGGAACACAGATAATACATCGCCAAGTTCAAGAGCATGCACAAATATGCCCT GGCTTGCAACCTCAAGCACAACAAGTAGAGAATGCCCAGGCTCAAGCTTCAATGGTTCAGAATCAAGCTGTTACCCAAGATACATCAGTAGCTTCAGCAGCTCCTGCATCAACAACATCAACTTCTTCAACAGCTTCTGCATCAACTGCTCCAACAACCACTGCCACAACAATTTCATCTACTGCTACTCCAacaactgctgctgctgctgcagccCCTGCTTCCACTTCTGCAGCTACCCCTGCTGCTTCTAGTCAGGGACAAACCCAAGCCAATGCAACAACCTATCCACAAGCTGTGACACAGGCTCCAACCCCTGAACAGTGGTACCAGCAGCAGCAACTGCAATACCAACAATATTACCAGCAGTATCCTGGATACTACCCTTATCAGCAGCAATATCAACAGTATGGTCAATATCAGCCACAATTCTACCAACAATATTCTCAACCCTCGATGCCGGTTGCTCCTCAGCATGCTACTCAAGGACAGCAGCAGCCTTCACCTTATATGCCGCCCCAATCCCATATCCAACATCATCCCCAACAACAGGCCCAGGCCCAGCCCCAGCCCCTACCTCAGCCTCAGTCTCAGCCTCAGCCTCAGCCCCAGCCCCAGGCCCAACTCCAACCCCAGCCTCAACCTCAACTTCCGGCCCAGCCACACCCCCAGGCAGCCCAGCCGCAGCTGCAGCAGCAACCTCTTCCGCAGCCACCACAACCACATCCACAGCTCCAGCCCCATCAACATGCTCAAGTTCCACAAATGCAGGCACAACAGATTCATGTACCTGCTCAGCATCCACATCACCATCCCCAAACAACACACCCACAACCTCAGCCTCATCCCCAAGTGCAACCACCACAGCAGCATCCAGGATTTCAACAGTCTATTCCACCACAGCAACATCCACAACCCCAAATGCAACATCCACAGGCCCTCACTCAACACCAGGCCTATCCACAACCTCAATCCCAGGCTTATCCACATGCCAATTTGCAACCTCAGTTTCAACAACAGCCTCTGCAGCTGCAACCCCATCCCCAGTCTCACCCCAATATGCAGCCACAGACGCAACCAGTTCTGCAGCCACAACCTCAGTATCCATCAGCTCGTGCGGTGACAGGACATCAATCTTATCCGCATCCTCAGGCACTCCAACAAATCTCGCCTGGTGCCCCACAGCAACGCCCTATGCACATGCATCCTCAGCAACCTGTCCAAATGCAGAGTCAGTTTCCATCCCAACAGCCTCCTCAGATGCGTCCACCACATGGTCATTTGTCGATGCAAGTCCAGCAACAGTCAGctatgcctcatcctcaagcccCTCATACAAATCTTCATCCTCCTCAACAACAGGTGCACCAGCATCCTGGCATGCGGCCGCAGGGACCACAGCAGGGTTTGCCTCCATTTCAAGCACAAAGTCATATGCATCCAAGCCAACCACATCAGCAGGGGATGCCCCCACCACAGCATCTAATGCATCCTCAGCAACCTGTGCATCCTCAGGGCCCACCTTACATCCAGCAATCTTTTCCTGCACAGCCCCACTTACAGCAGAATATGCCTCAGTCTCAGGGTATGCCAACTCTTCCAGGTCAGGCTGTAGCTGGTCGGTCGGCTATGATGGTAAGTCATGGCATGCCGCAACAATCATTTCAACAGTCTACAGGTGGTCCCACTAAGATTATGCAGCCTGACATGAGCCACCAATCACCTAGTCAGAATTCTATGGGTCGGTCTACTGCTCATTTGGCAACATCATCTGAATTGCAGTCCGGGCCAGTGCAACCTCAGCTCCCCCACTCTGGGAGCCAGGGTACATTAGTACCTGTATCATCTGCTATGCAGCCAGGGATATCAGATAAAGCTGGTCTTGCACCTGAGCTGGAGGCAGGAATGGTTTTGAAAATGGCTGGAGGGACTGAAGGAAATAAATCAGATCATGTGCAGATTGGAGCGTCTGAATCAGCTGAACTGAAGATTCCTAACTTAAAATCTGCAATCAATGAGGAAGAAGTTATTGGAGAGGGTAAGAAGGATATCCAACCTGATGGAGATCACAAGAATATACCAGAATCAGCACAGGTTCATGTGGAAGGAATTGAGTCACATGCCAAAGATGAAAAAGCAGAAGGGCCAGAGATTAAACTGGTAAAAAAGGAGGAAACTTTCAACTTGCCAGACGTGGGAGCTGAAAGTTCACATGTTCTTAAAGATGTACAGGGAGACAGAGTTATTCAAAGTCTAGAAGGTGATCTCAAGGAAAACTCTGCACAGATTGAGGGGAGAGATGCACATCTTTCACTAAATGCTACTGAAACTATTCAATCTCGTCAAGTTCCTACTGAGGCTGGACGCAGGGAGTCTTTGGGCTCAGTTTCTGAGAAAACTAATCAAAATATTGTCTCCCAAGGCCATATCTCTGGAGATGGTGCTAATGTACAGTCTTTGCAACAGGTGCCAGCACCTGGTGGTCTAGATAGAAGTCAGCTGCAACAGCCGTCACGCCAAAATGCTATTCCAGCTCATGAAAGAGCATTTCTGCAGCCTGGTTATCATGACAGAAATCCATCCCAATACATGGGTCAGGGCCCTGGATCAGGGGTGCTCCAAGGCATGCCTCCAGCAGGTCCAGCACCCAGTCAGGAGAGACTCTCGCAACACATTCCTTATGGACATCCTTCAAATATGCTGGATGCAGCCCAAAGACCTCCTGCACCCCACAGTGCACCACATCCTGGTCCCATACAAGAAAGAAGGTTTCAGGAGCCTCCTCCCCATCCAATGCAGGTGCATGGGCAAACTATGATACCAAGTCAAATTAGACCTCATGGTAGTAATTTCCCAGAAACTTTACCTCATCAGGGGCAACGATCAGCTGTTCCAGAACCTTTCCAGCCACCTCTGGGGCAACAACCTTATGGTCCATATCATTCTGAAGTGCCATCTGCTGGGCCTCCAGTACCAGGCTTGCCTACCTCAGCAAGGGCTCCCACCCATCTTGGGCTCCCACAGAAAGGTTTTCCGGATCAATCTATGACTGCACAAGGGCAAGGCCAAGGTCATTTGCTGCCGCCTCATGCTGGTGTGGCAAGACCTGCTTTTCCTGATGGCAGGCAGCCCGAGCCACCTTTCGCCCAGTCAAGTACAATGAAACCAAATGGAATTCCTGGTCAGAGACCACCTATTGGTGGCATGCATGATTCAACTTTTGCTCATGTTTTGACAGAGGACAGGTTTAGGTCTTTCACAGAAGAAAGGTTCAGACTACTGCCTGAAGATGGAACAAGGGCAGCTCAAGATGAACGATTTAGGCCTTTTGCACTGGACCATGGTAGAGGCATTATAAATCGGAAAGAGTTTGAAGAAGATTTGAAACAATTTCCTAGGCCAACCCATCTAGATGGTGAAGGTGCACTGAAGCTTGATGGTTATGTATCCTCATCAAGGCCTCTGTCTGGGTCCGATGGAGGTCCTAGTGCTCTCCCTTCGAGACCATTGCTTCCTTATCAATCAGGTGGTCCTTTTCCGACTGGTAGTTTGGGTCTAGAGCACCATGGCATGGATATCAGAGAGAGACATAGGCCTGTCGGATTTCCTGAAGATTTGGGAAGAAAGTATGATCCAGCTCTCGCTCGTCCTGATCTCCGCAGTTCTGTTCCTGAATTTGGTCGACGTCGCATGGATGCTCTGCCTCCTCTAAGAAGTCCAGGTAGAGAATACTCTGGCCTTCCATCAAATAGATTTGGATTAGGTATAGAGGACTTTGATGGCAGAGATCCACGTGGATTCAGCGAGCGATCAAAAGCTTTAGCCCTTCCTTCAGATCCAACTGGAAGTACATACCATGATAGTAAGATTCCTATACCTTCTGCCCCAGGCTCTGGTGGATTGCCAAGTCATCTTTTTAAAGGTGTTCCTGATGGTTCTGGAGGTCATCGAATGGAGCAGCTAGGTGCTGGTTATCTGACTGGTAATATCAGAAAGGATCTGGATGTTCCTGATATTCCTCCTGTCAACTTGCATACTGGTGAATCACTTGGTCATGGCTTAGCAGGTACCAATAGGAGCAGTGAAGCATTTGGAGCTCGAAACTTGCCTAGCCTTCTACGGGGAGGGGAACCTCTTGGACAGGGTCAGTTTCGCATGGGTGAGCCAACTGGCTTTGGTGGCTTTAGTGTACCAGGCCGCATTCGTGCTGGTGATCCAGGTTTTAGTAGCAGCTATCCTATGCATGGTTTTCCAAATGAAGCTGGACATCTTACTCCG GGTGACATGGATGCCTTTGATTTTCCAAGAAAGAGAATGCCTGGGAGCATGGGGTGGTGCCGCATATGTCGTATTGATTGTGAAACGGTAGAGGGTTTGGATATGCATTCACAAACAAGGGAGCACCAAAAGATGGCCATGGATATGATTCTGTGTATTAAGCAAGAGATTGCCAAGAAGCAAAG GATCTCTGAAGCCAACATGCCACTCGAAGATTCAAATAAATCAAGGAAGGCAAGCTTTGAGAACCATGGGAATCGACAGTAG